A single window of Plasmodium malariae genome assembly, chromosome: 8 DNA harbors:
- the PmUG01_08012000 gene encoding fam-m protein codes for MVYNMEQIIKLKLYIKFSAFIILASIYHFSSDIMFNKSLNVKWNLDNISEAIHYRLLVKYKKDKDSNKVGLTEDISNSMKCKKINICNNEKLTKGKNNPSNGSLLNKQQYYTEIIDYNNGMFDGKHFHFPKKWIKKKDFDDFVEKKRRICDIDLKKIKFRNYGFGFALFFIFLLLGIGIPISPGLTFLDVKWETIKGNPFGNLSIML; via the exons ATGGTCTATAACATGGAGCAAATAATTAAactaaaattatacattaaattTTCTGCGTTTATAATTTTAGCTTCGATATATCATTTTAGCAGTGAT ataatGTTTAACAAATCTTTGAATGTGAAATGGAATCTCGATAATATATCAGAAGCAATACATTATCGACTactagtaaaatataaaaaggataagGATTCAAATAAAGTAGGTTTAACAGAAGATATATCGAATAGTAtgaaatgcaaaaaaataaatatatgtaataatgaaaaattgacCAAAGGTAAAAACAATCCATCAAACGGAAGTTTACTAAATAAGCAGCAATACTACACGGAAAttatagattataataatggaatgtttgatggaaaacattttcattttccaaaaaaatggataaagaaaaaagattttGATGATTTTGTTGAAAAAAAGAGGAGAATTTGTGATATagatttaaagaaaataaaatttaggaATTACGGTTTTGGATTCgctctattttttatttttttattgttaggAATAGGAATACCAATATCACCAGGATTAACATTTTTGGATGTTAAATGGGAAACGATTAAAGGGAATCCATTTGGGAATTTATCTATAATGTTATAG